A single Phycisphaerae bacterium DNA region contains:
- a CDS encoding WYL domain-containing transcriptional regulator — protein MKSGRVFRLLKIITLMQSGRLYDADGMAAELSVSRRTLFRDLKLLEMVGVPYRFDHNEGAYKIPEGQFMPPVRLTLEESLALLLVTRVFIARQVHPAYQYAVDAALKIESTLPAAVLEHCGAWLSGLSIQWPASSWADAVSGLFEKLQRALADRRRIRMRYDSTHDDREVVFLCDPLRLVFMTRGWYLIAHSHLHGEIRTFKVDRIVEVSMTEDRFKPDADFSLKKYFGKAWRMIPEGRLYSVRLKFTREVAASVEEVLWHSTQSTRKHPDGSLIFEAEVDGLREISAWVLSYGDQVEVLSPQPLRDIVRDRAKNMLAAARRLDAEVADLPGRVET, from the coding sequence ATGAAAAGCGGTCGCGTATTTCGACTTCTGAAGATCATTACCCTGATGCAGTCGGGCCGGCTGTACGACGCGGACGGCATGGCTGCGGAGTTGAGCGTCTCGCGTCGCACCCTGTTTCGGGACCTGAAGCTACTGGAGATGGTGGGCGTCCCGTATCGCTTCGACCACAACGAAGGCGCTTACAAGATACCGGAAGGCCAGTTCATGCCGCCGGTCCGACTGACCCTTGAGGAATCACTGGCGTTGCTGCTGGTCACGCGCGTCTTTATTGCCCGTCAGGTTCATCCGGCGTACCAATATGCCGTGGATGCGGCACTAAAAATCGAGAGCACGCTTCCGGCTGCGGTGCTGGAGCATTGCGGCGCGTGGCTGTCCGGCCTGTCGATCCAGTGGCCCGCATCGTCGTGGGCCGACGCCGTATCGGGCCTGTTTGAGAAACTGCAGCGCGCGCTGGCTGACCGAAGACGAATTCGGATGCGTTATGATTCGACCCACGACGATCGCGAGGTTGTATTTCTATGTGATCCGTTGCGGCTGGTTTTCATGACGCGGGGCTGGTATCTCATCGCTCACAGCCACCTCCACGGCGAAATCCGCACGTTCAAGGTGGATCGCATCGTCGAGGTTTCCATGACGGAGGACCGGTTCAAGCCGGATGCGGATTTCTCGCTGAAGAAATACTTCGGGAAGGCATGGCGCATGATCCCCGAGGGCCGTCTCTATTCGGTTCGATTGAAATTCACGAGGGAGGTCGCCGCGAGCGTCGAAGAAGTGCTATGGCACTCCACGCAATCGACCAGGAAGCATCCTGACGGCAGCTTGATTTTCGAGGCGGAGGTTGACGGACTGCGTGAGATTTCGGCATGGGTCCTGAGCTATGGCGATCAGGTGGAGGTGCTTTCGCCTCAGCCGCTCCGTGATATCGTTCGCGACCGAGCGAAAAACATGCTTGCGGCGGCGCGGCGACTGGACGCCGAAGTGGCCGATCTTCCCGGCCGAGTGGAGACGTGA
- a CDS encoding prepilin-type N-terminal cleavage/methylation domain-containing protein, with protein sequence MDALIRSIGHAGGGRRTRKSSRSHVLCAGFTLIELLVALAVISLLLAILLPALSAGRQAAQDLMCKTNLRNVSLSFMLFADGSNGNLGDSTSLGGQRFFIEDFQESIYQIDEFWSGDPEEIESQPLDGIATSMMCPSLASARLDRRAGFPCSAGAVGPQKNVSVGFNMRLHRRTQTIDGVNYLRLAQLTPAILQFPDVPLLFDVDGKAAVESGTIPYYSAPPLLDDSCADAYEDGAHWFPSLRHRNRINVAFIGGHVLSSPEPVREPWWKWGYQPPGS encoded by the coding sequence ATGGACGCTTTGATCCGATCGATCGGGCATGCGGGGGGGGGACGTCGCACGCGAAAGTCATCGCGCTCTCACGTCCTTTGCGCCGGTTTCACCTTAATCGAGTTGCTTGTAGCGCTCGCGGTCATCTCATTGCTGCTTGCAATCTTGCTCCCCGCCCTCAGCGCCGGACGTCAGGCTGCGCAGGATTTGATGTGTAAGACCAATCTTCGCAATGTCTCCCTGAGCTTCATGCTCTTCGCCGATGGATCAAACGGGAATCTCGGCGACAGCACGTCGCTGGGCGGCCAGCGCTTCTTCATTGAGGACTTTCAGGAATCGATCTATCAGATCGACGAGTTCTGGTCCGGCGATCCCGAAGAGATTGAGAGTCAGCCGCTCGACGGCATTGCAACCAGCATGATGTGTCCCAGCCTCGCCTCCGCGAGACTGGATCGACGAGCGGGTTTCCCATGCAGTGCGGGCGCAGTGGGCCCACAGAAGAACGTCAGCGTCGGATTCAACATGCGCCTTCACCGCCGTACTCAGACGATCGACGGCGTAAACTATCTGCGTCTCGCCCAATTGACACCCGCGATCCTGCAATTCCCTGATGTGCCGCTGCTGTTCGATGTGGACGGCAAGGCCGCCGTTGAGTCCGGAACGATTCCATATTATTCCGCTCCGCCGCTGCTCGATGACTCCTGCGCGGATGCTTATGAAGACGGTGCGCACTGGTTCCCCTCGCTGCGCCACCGCAATCGTATCAATGTGGCATTCATTGGCGGTCATGTGCTCTCGTCGCCTGAACCCGTCAGGGAACCCTGGTGGAAATGGGGCTATCAGCCACCCGGTTCCTGA
- the sixA gene encoding phosphohistidine phosphatase SixA, translated as MLLYLVRHAIAVERGDSTYSDGERPLTEKGARRMCRVVRGLARLGVHLDAIWTSPLVRAIQTAEILATLPRFTGKMTVDKALAPGGDADALISDVGHSGNVGALALVGHEPDLSELCGRLITGRSESVVALRKGAVACVEIVEFEPAVRGVLQWLMQPGALRRI; from the coding sequence ATGCTGCTATACCTGGTGCGGCACGCCATTGCCGTGGAGCGCGGCGACTCGACTTATTCGGATGGCGAACGCCCGTTGACCGAAAAAGGTGCTCGACGAATGTGCCGGGTCGTTCGCGGACTCGCCCGACTGGGCGTGCATCTCGACGCAATCTGGACCAGTCCCCTCGTCCGAGCGATCCAAACCGCCGAAATACTCGCGACACTTCCGCGTTTCACGGGCAAGATGACCGTCGACAAGGCACTTGCACCCGGAGGTGATGCCGATGCATTGATCTCCGACGTCGGCCACAGTGGAAATGTCGGCGCGTTGGCACTTGTCGGACATGAACCGGATCTCAGCGAGCTATGCGGGCGGCTCATCACCGGCCGGTCGGAGTCCGTCGTCGCCCTTCGGAAGGGTGCGGTAGCGTGCGTGGAAATTGTGGAATTCGAGCCTGCCGTGCGCGGCGTATTGCAATGGCTCATGCAGCCCGGCGCGCTGCGCCGAATCTGA
- the dtd gene encoding D-tyrosyl-tRNA(Tyr) deacylase gives MRAIVQRVSKARVTVAGELTGQIERGLLVYVGVGQDDVDADAEFIAGKIRFLRVFEDRDGKMNIDVADIGGAVLLVSNFSLYADCRKGRRPAFVDAAPPAKANELYERVCEKVRSLGVRVETGRFQQTMAVEAVNDGPINIWLDSRA, from the coding sequence ATGCGTGCGATCGTTCAGCGGGTGAGCAAGGCCAGGGTGACGGTGGCAGGCGAACTCACCGGGCAGATCGAACGAGGGCTTCTGGTGTATGTCGGCGTCGGTCAGGATGATGTCGATGCGGACGCGGAGTTCATTGCGGGGAAGATTCGCTTCCTGCGTGTCTTCGAAGACCGCGACGGAAAAATGAACATTGATGTCGCGGATATCGGCGGCGCGGTGCTGCTCGTGAGCAATTTCTCGCTTTATGCCGATTGCCGAAAGGGCCGACGACCGGCGTTCGTTGACGCAGCGCCTCCCGCGAAGGCGAACGAGCTCTATGAGCGCGTTTGCGAAAAGGTCCGGAGCCTGGGTGTTCGCGTGGAAACCGGCCGATTCCAGCAGACGATGGCTGTCGAGGCGGTGAACGACGGCCCGATCAATATCTGGCTGGATTCGCGCGCGTGA
- a CDS encoding TolC family protein yields MPMRLSRRTQFWILNGSLAAFGLACQLGQTTVEEIRPSNAIPMATSASADRDSQSIPELPTIESPMPSELTGPVAPTSPGIDAAMWLHIPDPSVAAEVLDNRLRLTRFGQESIRSEYEDVYEKTKRLVAEISRPEKQFRLTLADALRRALLNNYQIKVDGYAPAISTAQIVQSEAAFDAAFFANINRNNTDRPTPSQLLASQTDTTQVAGGIRKLLATGATMTLTQAMIRVDNPGFQFQTINPSWTQNFTVELRQPVLKNFGIDFNRAQINIRKNERKINEELFRQRVIEVLNNTEQAYWQLVAARRDVVISAELLAQARKTYDMIDARKDFDAYKTLLYRSDANVKQQEFAYIDVKNRVRNAEDQLLNLMNDSSLPLSAEYEIIPVDGPTIQEIVRDRFATIETAIERRPEVVQARHSVDTARIGLGVAKNQALPQLDVVYRMTMNGLGANSDEAFDQMTGNNFSDHFVGIEFLWFFGERGERAGIRVASLQQSQAVLRYKQAIDSVITDCRVAMRNIETNFEQLDPSYQGVIAASENLRSLQERQENKSPPQLDTILNAQTQLAQSRRALLQSAVNYNIALVDVERAKGTLLEYNNIVISEAP; encoded by the coding sequence ATGCCGATGAGACTCTCTCGCCGCACTCAATTCTGGATTTTGAACGGATCGCTTGCAGCATTCGGACTTGCTTGCCAGCTCGGTCAGACGACCGTCGAGGAGATTCGCCCGTCGAACGCAATCCCGATGGCGACGAGTGCAAGCGCAGACAGGGATTCTCAATCGATTCCTGAGCTTCCGACGATCGAGTCACCGATGCCGTCCGAACTGACGGGACCGGTTGCGCCGACATCTCCCGGAATCGACGCGGCCATGTGGCTGCATATTCCCGATCCGAGCGTGGCGGCGGAAGTCCTCGATAATCGGCTCCGGCTGACGCGCTTCGGTCAGGAATCGATCCGATCGGAGTACGAGGACGTCTATGAGAAAACAAAGCGTCTGGTCGCTGAAATCTCGCGACCTGAGAAGCAATTTCGGCTCACGCTGGCCGACGCGCTGCGGCGCGCGCTCCTGAACAATTATCAAATCAAGGTCGATGGCTATGCTCCGGCGATCAGCACGGCCCAAATCGTTCAGTCCGAAGCAGCCTTCGACGCGGCATTTTTTGCGAACATCAATCGAAACAACACGGACCGTCCGACGCCGTCGCAGTTGCTCGCGTCGCAAACCGACACGACACAGGTCGCGGGAGGCATTCGCAAGCTGCTGGCGACGGGCGCGACGATGACCCTGACCCAGGCGATGATTCGCGTGGATAATCCGGGATTTCAGTTCCAGACGATCAACCCTTCGTGGACACAGAATTTCACGGTTGAACTTCGGCAGCCTGTGCTGAAGAACTTCGGCATCGACTTCAACCGGGCACAGATCAACATCCGTAAAAACGAACGGAAGATCAATGAAGAGCTGTTCCGGCAGCGCGTCATCGAGGTCCTCAATAACACCGAGCAGGCCTACTGGCAGCTTGTCGCCGCACGGCGCGACGTGGTCATCAGCGCCGAACTTCTGGCCCAGGCCCGCAAGACGTACGACATGATCGACGCGCGAAAGGACTTCGACGCGTACAAGACCCTGCTCTATCGAAGCGATGCCAACGTCAAGCAGCAGGAGTTCGCCTATATCGACGTGAAGAACCGCGTGAGAAATGCCGAGGACCAACTACTAAATCTGATGAACGACAGTTCACTCCCCCTGTCGGCCGAGTACGAGATCATTCCGGTCGATGGCCCGACCATCCAGGAGATCGTCCGAGATCGATTTGCGACGATCGAGACCGCGATCGAACGGCGTCCGGAGGTCGTACAGGCGCGCCACTCCGTGGACACCGCCCGCATCGGACTCGGAGTCGCGAAGAACCAGGCGTTGCCCCAACTGGACGTGGTTTATCGCATGACGATGAACGGTCTGGGCGCCAACAGCGACGAGGCGTTTGATCAGATGACGGGGAACAATTTCTCGGATCACTTCGTCGGCATTGAGTTTCTCTGGTTTTTCGGCGAGCGCGGGGAGCGGGCAGGCATTCGCGTGGCGTCTCTTCAACAGTCGCAGGCGGTGCTGCGATACAAGCAGGCGATCGATTCGGTCATCACAGACTGCCGCGTTGCGATGCGAAACATCGAGACGAATTTTGAGCAGCTCGATCCGAGCTATCAGGGGGTGATTGCCGCGTCGGAGAATCTTCGATCCTTGCAGGAACGCCAGGAGAACAAGAGCCCGCCGCAACTGGACACGATTCTCAACGCGCAGACACAACTGGCGCAAAGCCGCCGCGCGCTTCTGCAATCCGCCGTGAATTACAATATCGCCCTCGTCGATGTGGAGCGCGCCAAGGGCACGCTCCTGGAGTATAACAACATCGTTATTTCCGAAGCGCCGTGA